Proteins co-encoded in one Streptomyces sp. JH34 genomic window:
- a CDS encoding MarR family transcriptional regulator: protein MEQQTSTTLTDQAPADPAATDDALATQPVGYWSGLAHTAVTRHLRDAMARIDVTQPEYWVLNRVHGGTAAPTREEVVAQLTPLADGPQDISRVVDQLLHRGWLRSGNGQTLHLTAEGEAARVRLRELVTGVRAEVHRGVSDTEYVAALKVLRTMVANVEGLRTP from the coding sequence ATGGAACAGCAGACCAGCACCACCCTCACCGACCAGGCCCCGGCAGACCCGGCGGCCACGGACGACGCACTGGCCACACAGCCCGTCGGGTACTGGAGCGGCCTGGCCCACACGGCCGTCACCCGCCACCTGCGGGACGCCATGGCCAGGATCGACGTGACCCAGCCGGAGTACTGGGTGCTCAACCGGGTGCACGGCGGGACTGCCGCACCCACCCGCGAGGAGGTCGTCGCCCAGCTCACCCCTCTCGCCGACGGACCGCAGGACATCTCCCGGGTCGTCGACCAGCTGCTCCACCGCGGCTGGCTCAGGAGCGGGAACGGGCAGACGCTCCACCTCACCGCCGAGGGGGAGGCCGCCCGTGTGCGGCTGCGTGAGCTCGTGACCGGTGTCCGCGCCGAGGTCCACCGGGGCGTCAGCGACACGGAGTACGTCGCCGCGCTCAAGGTGCTCCGCACGATGGTGGCCAACGTCGAAGGCCTACGCACTCCCTGA
- a CDS encoding VOC family protein → MTSLVQHITIDCADAYELAGFWAEVLGSSVSDDDGPGDPEALVESPQGTLLFVTVPESKTVKNRIHLDLRPDGRTRDEEVERLLALGATPVADHRKPNGRGWVTLADPEGNEFCVECGAGERAALTGTRLPVTADDVSLAVRLAVDTLAESPAQDWRVPAGGLTWDCWETVEHLSDDLFAYAVQLGPRRPPQDREVPYRFAAEREGGPASSIFANPEAGVPGLLQTLEASGALLTAMVRTTPSDVRSHHVFGLSDPEGFAAMGIVETLVHTYDVAAGLSLSWAPPRDLCDRVLARLFPHAPDDEDRWTVLLWSTGRADLPGRDRVTSWRWHGAPLGR, encoded by the coding sequence ATGACCTCACTCGTACAGCACATCACCATCGACTGCGCCGACGCCTACGAGCTCGCCGGCTTCTGGGCCGAGGTGCTCGGTTCCTCCGTGTCCGACGACGACGGGCCCGGTGACCCCGAGGCCCTCGTCGAGTCGCCCCAGGGCACGCTGCTCTTCGTCACGGTGCCGGAGTCCAAGACCGTCAAGAACCGGATCCATCTCGATCTGCGCCCCGACGGCCGCACCCGCGACGAGGAGGTCGAGCGGCTGCTCGCGCTGGGAGCCACGCCGGTGGCCGACCACCGCAAGCCGAACGGCCGGGGCTGGGTGACGCTCGCCGACCCGGAGGGCAACGAGTTCTGCGTGGAGTGCGGTGCGGGGGAACGCGCCGCACTGACCGGCACGCGGCTGCCCGTCACGGCCGACGACGTGTCGCTGGCTGTCCGGCTCGCAGTCGACACCCTCGCCGAGTCCCCCGCCCAGGACTGGCGGGTGCCGGCCGGTGGTCTGACGTGGGACTGCTGGGAGACCGTCGAGCACCTGAGCGACGACCTCTTCGCGTACGCCGTCCAACTGGGCCCGCGCAGGCCGCCGCAGGACCGTGAGGTGCCCTACCGCTTCGCGGCCGAACGCGAGGGCGGGCCCGCGAGCTCGATCTTCGCGAACCCGGAGGCGGGCGTCCCCGGGCTGCTCCAGACGCTGGAGGCGAGCGGCGCCCTCCTGACGGCGATGGTGCGTACGACCCCCTCGGACGTGCGCTCCCACCATGTGTTCGGGCTCTCCGACCCCGAGGGCTTCGCCGCGATGGGCATCGTGGAGACCCTCGTGCACACCTATGACGTGGCCGCCGGGCTGTCTCTGTCCTGGGCTCCGCCCCGGGACCTCTGCGACCGGGTGCTGGCCCGGCTCTTCCCCCACGCCCCGGACGACGAGGACCGGTGGACCGTGCTGCTCTGGTCCACCGGCCGCGCCGACCTGCCGGGCCGCGACCGTGTCACCTCGTGGAGGTGGCACGGTGCGCCACTGGGCCGCTGA
- a CDS encoding DUF397 domain-containing protein, whose product MTDEPRWHKSSYSSNGGNCVEVAADLARSHGVVPVRDSKNPGGAVLHLPAASFASFVDGVRAGAFGTA is encoded by the coding sequence GTGACTGACGAGCCTCGCTGGCACAAGTCCTCCTACAGCTCGAACGGCGGCAACTGCGTCGAGGTCGCCGCCGACCTCGCCCGCTCCCACGGCGTGGTCCCCGTCCGTGACTCCAAGAACCCGGGCGGCGCCGTCCTGCACCTGCCCGCCGCCTCCTTCGCCTCCTTCGTGGACGGCGTCAGGGCAGGAGCGTTCGGCACGGCGTGA
- a CDS encoding helix-turn-helix transcriptional regulator, translating into MNVKELNPGSSPQAAYGARLRRSREARGWKQEDLAALVEYSSTHISAVETGRKVPTLRFSRSADRAFGVGGTKDSFEREWAEIRNGSLLEGFPEYVGYEGRAVEIRLFEIGLVPGLLQTPQYARALAQGEVQRGAITPEQADERVSFLAERQAALTRRKPPMMLVVMDESCIRHQVGGAEVMATQLQRLADFAALPNTVLQVSPFDVGARRAFNLPVNLLTMADRSMVGYAESQAQGHMDRETTYVLSMLTAYHHLQAEALSQAASVAMIQVMKGTVP; encoded by the coding sequence TTGAACGTCAAGGAGTTGAACCCCGGGAGCAGCCCACAGGCCGCCTATGGTGCACGGCTACGCAGGTCACGCGAGGCCCGCGGGTGGAAGCAGGAAGACCTCGCAGCACTCGTTGAGTATTCGAGTACACACATCTCGGCGGTGGAAACCGGCCGCAAGGTTCCGACTCTGCGTTTCTCGCGGAGTGCCGACCGCGCCTTCGGTGTCGGAGGCACGAAGGACAGCTTCGAACGCGAGTGGGCCGAGATCCGGAACGGCTCCCTGCTCGAAGGGTTCCCTGAGTACGTGGGGTACGAAGGACGCGCGGTCGAGATCCGCCTGTTCGAGATCGGCCTCGTTCCGGGGCTTCTGCAAACACCGCAGTACGCACGGGCGCTGGCGCAGGGAGAGGTTCAGCGTGGCGCCATCACTCCTGAACAGGCTGACGAACGAGTCTCGTTCCTCGCGGAGCGTCAGGCAGCACTGACACGACGCAAGCCGCCGATGATGCTTGTGGTGATGGACGAGAGCTGCATCCGGCACCAGGTCGGCGGCGCCGAGGTCATGGCCACGCAGCTTCAGCGGCTGGCCGACTTCGCTGCCCTGCCCAACACGGTGCTACAGGTGTCACCGTTCGACGTGGGTGCGAGGCGGGCGTTCAACCTGCCGGTCAACTTGCTCACCATGGCTGACCGCAGCATGGTCGGCTACGCCGAGTCCCAGGCGCAGGGGCACATGGACCGCGAAACCACGTACGTCCTCTCCATGTTGACGGCCTACCATCACCTACAGGCCGAAGCGTTGTCGCAAGCGGCTTCCGTGGCCATGATCCAGGTGATGAAAGGGACAGTTCCGTGA
- the thpD gene encoding ectoine hydroxylase — protein sequence MTTDVRADLYPSRGAAEMTTPRQDPVIWSAPGAPGPVSAKDLQGFEHDGFLTVDQLVAPDEVAEYRAELDRLIADPAVRADERSIIEPKSQSVRSVFEVHKLSEVFAKLVRDERVVGRARQILGSDVYVHQSRINVKPGFGASGFYWHSDFETWHAEDGLPNMRAVSVSIALTENFDTNGGLMIMPGSHKSFVGCAGETPKDNYKRSLQMQDAGIPSDEVLTKLADRHGIKLFTGKAGSATWFDCNAMHGSGDNITPYARSNVFIVFNSVDNTAEEPFAAPIRRPDFIGARDFTPVK from the coding sequence ATGACCACCGATGTACGCGCCGACCTGTACCCCTCGCGCGGCGCCGCCGAGATGACCACTCCCCGCCAGGACCCGGTCATCTGGTCCGCGCCGGGCGCGCCGGGACCGGTCTCCGCGAAGGACCTCCAGGGCTTCGAGCACGACGGCTTCCTCACCGTCGACCAGCTCGTCGCCCCCGATGAGGTGGCCGAGTACCGGGCGGAGCTGGACCGGCTGATCGCCGATCCCGCCGTCCGCGCGGACGAGCGCTCGATCATCGAGCCGAAGTCGCAGAGCGTGCGCTCGGTCTTCGAGGTCCACAAGCTCAGCGAGGTCTTCGCGAAGCTGGTGCGGGACGAGCGTGTGGTGGGCCGCGCCCGCCAGATCCTCGGCTCCGACGTGTACGTCCACCAGTCCCGGATCAACGTCAAGCCCGGCTTCGGAGCCTCCGGCTTCTACTGGCACTCCGACTTCGAGACCTGGCACGCCGAGGACGGCCTGCCGAACATGCGCGCCGTGTCCGTCTCGATCGCCCTGACCGAGAACTTCGACACCAACGGCGGGCTCATGATCATGCCCGGCTCCCACAAGTCGTTCGTCGGCTGCGCGGGCGAGACGCCCAAGGACAACTACAAGAGGTCCTTGCAGATGCAGGACGCCGGCATCCCCTCCGACGAGGTGCTGACCAAGCTCGCCGACCGGCACGGCATCAAGCTCTTCACCGGCAAGGCCGGCTCGGCGACCTGGTTCGACTGCAACGCCATGCACGGCTCCGGGGACAACATCACCCCCTACGCCCGGTCGAACGTCTTCATCGTCTTCAACAGCGTCGACAACACGGCGGAAGAACCCTTCGCGGCCCCCATCCGCCGGCCCGACTTCATCGGCGCCCGCGACTTCACCCCGGTGAAGTAG
- a CDS encoding ectoine synthase codes for MIVRSFSDIENTDRHIKSASGTWESKRIVLAKEKVGFSLHETVLYAGTETSMWYANHIEAVLCTEGEAELTNDETGEKHWISPGTMYLLNGHEHHTLRPKTDFRCVCVFNPPVTGREDHDENGVYPLLTEEG; via the coding sequence GTGATCGTCCGATCTTTCAGTGACATCGAGAACACCGACCGGCACATCAAGTCCGCTTCAGGTACCTGGGAGAGCAAGCGCATCGTGCTCGCCAAGGAGAAGGTGGGCTTCTCGCTCCACGAGACCGTGCTGTACGCGGGCACGGAGACGTCGATGTGGTACGCCAACCACATCGAGGCCGTTCTGTGCACCGAGGGCGAGGCCGAGCTCACCAACGACGAGACCGGCGAGAAGCACTGGATCTCCCCCGGCACGATGTACCTGCTGAACGGGCACGAGCACCACACGCTGCGCCCGAAGACCGACTTCCGCTGCGTGTGCGTGTTCAATCCTCCCGTCACCGGACGGGAGGACCACGACGAGAACGGTGTATACCCACTGCTGACAGAGGAGGGCTGA
- the ectB gene encoding diaminobutyrate--2-oxoglutarate transaminase, translated as MTITPPALSVFESLESEVRSYCRSWPAVFDRAQGARLTDEDGHSYLDFFAGAGSLNYGHNNPVLKRALIDYIERDGITHGLDMATTAKRAFLETFENVILRPRDLPYKVMFPGPTGTNAVESALKLARKVKGRESVVSFTNAFHGMSLGSLAVTGNAFKRAGAGIPLVHGTPMPFDNYFDGQVPDFLWFERLLEDQGSGLNKPAAVIVETVQGEGGINVARAEWLRALQELCHRQDMLLIVDDIQMGCGRTGGFFSFEEAGIVPDIVTLSKSISGYGLPMSLCLFKGELDVWEPGEHNGTFRGNNPAFVTAAATLDAYWADGQMEKQTLARGEQVEQTLLAICAEEETAHFRGRGLVWGLEFTDPERASAVCKRAFELGLLLETSGPQSEVVKLLPPLTVTPEELDEGLRTLARSVRETA; from the coding sequence GTGACCATCACCCCGCCCGCCCTGAGTGTCTTCGAGAGTCTTGAGTCGGAAGTACGCAGCTACTGCCGCAGCTGGCCCGCGGTCTTCGACCGTGCGCAGGGTGCCCGGCTCACGGACGAGGACGGCCATTCGTACCTGGACTTCTTCGCCGGTGCCGGTTCGCTGAACTACGGCCACAACAACCCGGTGCTGAAACGCGCGTTGATCGACTACATCGAGCGTGACGGCATCACCCACGGCCTGGACATGGCCACGACGGCGAAGCGGGCGTTCCTGGAGACGTTCGAGAACGTCATCCTGCGTCCGCGTGACCTGCCGTACAAGGTGATGTTCCCGGGCCCGACGGGTACGAACGCGGTGGAGTCGGCGCTGAAGCTGGCGCGCAAGGTCAAGGGCCGTGAGTCGGTGGTCTCCTTCACCAACGCGTTCCACGGGATGTCGCTGGGTTCGCTCGCGGTGACCGGTAACGCGTTCAAGCGGGCCGGTGCCGGTATCCCGCTGGTGCACGGCACCCCGATGCCGTTCGACAACTACTTCGACGGTCAGGTCCCCGACTTCCTGTGGTTCGAGCGGCTGCTGGAGGACCAGGGGTCGGGGCTGAACAAGCCGGCCGCGGTGATCGTGGAGACGGTCCAGGGTGAGGGCGGCATCAACGTCGCCCGCGCCGAGTGGCTGCGCGCGCTGCAGGAGCTGTGCCACCGCCAGGACATGCTCCTGATCGTCGACGACATCCAGATGGGCTGTGGCCGGACCGGCGGGTTCTTCTCGTTCGAGGAGGCCGGCATCGTCCCGGACATCGTGACCCTGTCGAAGTCGATCAGTGGGTACGGTCTGCCGATGTCGCTGTGCCTGTTCAAGGGTGAGCTGGACGTGTGGGAGCCCGGGGAGCACAACGGCACCTTCCGCGGCAACAACCCGGCCTTCGTCACCGCCGCCGCCACGCTGGACGCCTACTGGGCCGACGGCCAGATGGAGAAGCAGACCCTGGCCCGCGGCGAACAGGTCGAACAGACACTGCTGGCCATCTGCGCCGAGGAGGAGACCGCGCACTTCCGCGGCCGCGGCCTGGTCTGGGGCCTGGAGTTCACCGACCCCGAGCGCGCGTCCGCCGTCTGCAAGCGCGCCTTCGAGCTGGGACTGCTGCTGGAGACCTCCGGCCCGCAGTCCGAGGTCGTGAAGCTGCTCCCGCCGCTGACCGTCACCCCCGAAGAGCTGGACGAGGGCCTGCGCACGCTGGCCCGGTCCGTCCGCGAGACCGCCTGA
- the ectA gene encoding diaminobutyrate acetyltransferase → MTAAPADFARARSEFLRIDTPRVEDGAALWRIARDSEVLDLNSSYSYLLWCRDFAATSVVARDENGDPIAFVTGYIRPDRPETLVVWQVAVDQAHRGKGLAATLLDALTTRVASDQGLTSVETTITPDNTASDRLFTSFAQRHDVPLEHEVLFDGDLFPEGTHLPEVLYRIGPF, encoded by the coding sequence ATGACCGCCGCACCAGCAGATTTTGCACGTGCCCGAAGCGAATTCCTCAGAATCGACACCCCGCGAGTGGAGGACGGAGCCGCGCTCTGGCGCATCGCCCGCGACTCCGAGGTCCTCGACCTCAACTCCTCGTACAGCTACCTGCTGTGGTGTCGTGACTTCGCGGCGACCTCCGTGGTCGCCCGCGACGAGAACGGCGACCCGATCGCCTTCGTGACCGGATACATCCGCCCCGACCGTCCCGAGACGCTCGTCGTCTGGCAGGTGGCCGTCGACCAGGCCCACCGCGGGAAGGGACTGGCGGCCACGCTGCTGGACGCGTTGACCACGCGGGTCGCCTCCGACCAGGGCCTGACATCGGTCGAGACGACCATCACCCCGGACAACACCGCCTCCGACCGGCTGTTCACGTCCTTCGCCCAGCGGCACGACGTGCCGCTGGAGCACGAGGTGCTCTTCGACGGGGATCTGTTCCCCGAGGGGACGCACCTGCCGGAGGTCCTGTACCGCATCGGCCCCTTCTAG
- a CDS encoding aminotransferase class V-fold PLP-dependent enzyme, giving the protein MTHPFLDLAPLTAARFAAIERRVAGLLATEQDVVIMQGEALLPLEGCIRGGARPGSTALNIVTGPYGQTFGDWLRDCGAEVVDLSVPFHSAVTAEQVERALAEHPEIDFVSLVHAEAATGNTNPVAEIGEAVRAHGALFMVDAVASVGAEPLLPDAWGVDLCVIGAQKAMGGPAGVSMVSVSPRAWERMEDNPRAPRRSYLSLLDWKARWIDGGRRALPHAPAQLEMLALDACLERIEADGLDTVMARHASAAAATRAGATALGGGLEPYVHDARDAAPVATTLRTPAGVDASELVAHALAADPSLPLIAGGGPLSKEMIRVNHYGVDASREAVLSSLDALGSALTAAGRTPDHDAARAAVAETWPNS; this is encoded by the coding sequence GTGACGCACCCATTCCTCGACCTCGCCCCGCTCACCGCCGCGCGTTTCGCAGCGATCGAGCGGCGGGTGGCCGGCCTCCTCGCCACCGAGCAGGACGTCGTCATCATGCAGGGCGAGGCACTGCTGCCCCTCGAAGGCTGCATCCGGGGCGGCGCCCGGCCAGGTTCGACCGCGCTGAACATCGTGACCGGACCGTACGGACAGACCTTCGGCGACTGGCTGCGTGACTGCGGTGCCGAGGTCGTCGACCTCTCGGTGCCGTTCCACTCGGCGGTCACCGCCGAGCAGGTCGAGCGCGCGCTGGCCGAGCACCCGGAGATCGACTTCGTGTCGCTGGTGCACGCCGAGGCGGCGACCGGCAACACCAATCCGGTCGCCGAGATCGGCGAGGCGGTCCGGGCGCACGGCGCGCTGTTCATGGTGGACGCCGTCGCGTCGGTCGGCGCGGAGCCGCTGCTGCCGGACGCCTGGGGGGTGGACCTGTGCGTCATCGGCGCGCAGAAGGCCATGGGCGGCCCGGCCGGGGTGTCCATGGTGTCGGTGAGCCCGCGGGCCTGGGAGCGGATGGAGGACAACCCGCGGGCCCCGCGTCGGTCCTACCTCTCGCTGCTGGACTGGAAGGCCCGCTGGATCGACGGGGGCCGCAGGGCGCTGCCGCACGCTCCCGCCCAGCTGGAGATGCTGGCGCTCGACGCGTGTCTGGAGCGGATCGAGGCGGACGGCCTGGACACGGTCATGGCGCGGCACGCCTCGGCAGCCGCCGCGACCCGCGCGGGTGCCACGGCGCTCGGCGGGGGGCTGGAGCCGTACGTCCACGACGCCCGTGACGCGGCGCCGGTCGCCACGACGCTGCGCACCCCGGCGGGTGTCGACGCCTCGGAGCTGGTCGCGCACGCCTTGGCGGCGGACCCGTCGCTGCCGCTGATCGCAGGAGGCGGGCCGCTCTCCAAGGAGATGATCCGCGTCAACCACTACGGCGTGGACGCGTCCCGGGAGGCGGTGCTGTCCTCGCTGGACGCCCTGGGCTCCGCGCTGACGGCCGCGGGCCGGACGCCCGACCACGATGCTGCCCGCGCAGCCGTGGCGGAAACCTGGCCGAACAGCTGA
- a CDS encoding amidohydrolase family protein: protein MSDHEAAPVLRIKGRVLVGPDEARDGLWAVGGRITYERPPHADDAVTLTGWVLPGLVDAHCHVGLDHQGPVDAATSEKQALTDREAGTLLIRDAGSPSDTRWVDEREDLPKIIRAGRHIARTRRYIRNFAHEIEPGDLVAYVAREARRGDGWVKLVGDWIDRDAGDLTACWPRGEVEAAIAEAHRLGARVTAHCFAEDSLRDLVEAGIDCVEHATGLTEDTIPLFAERGVAIVPTLVNIATFPALAAGGEAKFPRWSAHMRRLHERRYDTVRAAYDAGIPVFTGTDAGGSLAHGLIADEVAELVKAGIPARDALSATAWGARRWLGRPVLEEGAPADLVVYDEDPRADVRALASPRAVVLNGRVMG, encoded by the coding sequence ATGAGCGATCACGAGGCGGCGCCGGTGCTGCGGATCAAGGGGCGGGTGCTCGTCGGCCCCGACGAGGCCAGGGACGGACTCTGGGCGGTGGGCGGGCGGATCACCTACGAGAGGCCGCCTCACGCGGACGACGCCGTGACGCTCACCGGCTGGGTACTGCCCGGTCTCGTCGACGCGCACTGCCATGTCGGCCTCGACCACCAGGGGCCCGTGGACGCCGCGACCAGTGAGAAGCAGGCCCTCACCGACCGGGAAGCGGGCACGCTGCTCATCCGGGACGCCGGATCGCCCTCCGACACCCGGTGGGTGGACGAGCGAGAGGACCTGCCGAAGATCATCAGGGCGGGGCGGCACATCGCCAGGACCCGTCGCTACATCCGCAACTTCGCCCATGAGATCGAGCCCGGCGACCTCGTCGCCTACGTCGCGCGGGAGGCACGGCGCGGCGACGGCTGGGTGAAGCTGGTGGGTGACTGGATCGACCGCGACGCCGGGGACCTCACCGCCTGCTGGCCGCGCGGTGAGGTCGAGGCCGCGATCGCCGAGGCGCACCGGCTCGGGGCCCGGGTCACCGCGCACTGCTTTGCCGAGGACTCGCTGCGGGACCTGGTGGAGGCCGGGATCGACTGCGTCGAACACGCGACGGGGCTGACCGAGGACACCATCCCGCTCTTCGCGGAGCGTGGCGTGGCGATCGTCCCGACCCTGGTCAACATCGCCACCTTCCCCGCCCTCGCGGCGGGCGGCGAGGCCAAGTTCCCCCGCTGGTCCGCCCACATGCGACGGCTCCACGAGCGCCGGTACGACACGGTGCGCGCGGCCTACGACGCAGGGATCCCGGTCTTCACCGGCACGGACGCGGGAGGATCGCTGGCGCACGGCCTGATCGCCGACGAGGTCGCCGAACTGGTGAAGGCGGGCATCCCCGCCCGCGACGCGCTCTCCGCGACGGCCTGGGGCGCACGGCGGTGGCTCGGCAGGCCGGTGCTGGAGGAGGGGGCCCCGGCGGACCTCGTGGTGTACGACGAGGACCCGAGGGCGGACGTGAGGGCGCTGGCGTCCCCTCGGGCGGTGGTGCTCAATGGGCGGGTGATGGGCTGA
- the cobC gene encoding Rv2231c family pyridoxal phosphate-dependent protein CobC — protein sequence MTRAELVVGVGARHGVPAEEVLRLIRTTLQEAGAAAGDVVELATLDARADEPGITGAAERLGVPVRSYPAEALAKVSVPHPSSVSLTAVATGSVAEAAASMGGCELLVPKRKSASATCAVARRRPPAVTRASTNGAEPFTMAAMLPPTKHIESAGPDLRHHGDAEVRGLDLTDLAVNVRTGTPPEWLRRRIVASLGSLAAYPDGRPARTAVAGRHGLPEERVLLTAGAAEAFVLIARALPAARPVVVHPQFTEPEAALRAAGHEVGRVLLRPEDGFRLNPAAVPEDADLVVVGNPTNPTSVLHPADVLEQLARPGRTLVVDEAFMDAVPGEREALCARQDVPGLVVLRSLTKTWGLAGLRIGYVLADPATIGLLQEAQPLWPVSSPALAAAEACMEPRALVEAADAADRIAVDRAHLLAGLAEFSELRVVEPAAGPFVLLRLERADEVRELLRARGFAARRGDTFPGLGSEWLRIAVRDRVTTNRFLQALDLALQGLPRRAVG from the coding sequence ATGACCCGAGCCGAGCTCGTCGTCGGCGTCGGCGCCCGTCACGGCGTCCCGGCCGAGGAGGTGCTCCGGCTCATCCGCACGACCCTTCAGGAGGCCGGGGCGGCGGCCGGCGACGTGGTCGAACTGGCGACGCTCGACGCCCGGGCCGACGAGCCGGGGATCACCGGTGCGGCGGAGCGCCTGGGGGTGCCCGTCCGGTCCTACCCGGCGGAGGCGCTGGCGAAGGTCTCCGTGCCCCATCCTTCGTCGGTTTCCCTCACCGCTGTGGCCACCGGGTCGGTCGCGGAGGCGGCCGCGTCGATGGGCGGCTGTGAACTGCTGGTTCCCAAGCGGAAGTCGGCGTCGGCGACCTGTGCGGTGGCGCGCCGAAGACCCCCGGCCGTCACCCGGGCATCGACGAATGGCGCCGAGCCGTTCACCATGGCTGCCATGCTGCCCCCCACGAAGCACATCGAGAGCGCCGGGCCCGATCTGCGGCACCACGGCGACGCGGAAGTACGCGGCCTGGATCTGACCGACCTCGCCGTCAACGTACGGACCGGCACACCCCCGGAGTGGCTGCGCAGGCGGATAGTGGCGTCGCTCGGTTCGCTGGCGGCCTATCCGGACGGGCGGCCGGCGCGGACGGCGGTCGCCGGACGGCACGGTCTGCCCGAGGAGAGGGTCCTGCTCACGGCGGGTGCGGCCGAGGCGTTCGTGCTGATCGCGCGGGCTCTGCCGGCCGCCCGGCCGGTCGTCGTGCACCCGCAGTTCACCGAGCCGGAGGCCGCTCTGCGTGCCGCGGGCCACGAGGTGGGCCGTGTTCTGCTGCGCCCGGAGGACGGCTTCCGGCTGAATCCGGCGGCGGTGCCCGAGGACGCGGATCTGGTGGTGGTCGGCAATCCGACCAACCCGACGTCCGTGCTCCATCCGGCGGACGTGCTGGAGCAACTGGCGCGGCCCGGGAGAACGCTGGTGGTCGACGAGGCGTTCATGGACGCCGTGCCGGGCGAGCGCGAGGCTCTCTGCGCACGCCAGGACGTCCCCGGGCTCGTCGTCCTGCGCAGCCTGACCAAGACCTGGGGTCTCGCGGGCCTGCGGATCGGCTATGTGCTCGCCGATCCGGCGACGATCGGCCTGCTCCAGGAGGCGCAGCCGCTGTGGCCGGTCTCCTCCCCCGCCCTGGCCGCGGCGGAGGCGTGCATGGAACCACGCGCGCTGGTCGAGGCGGCGGACGCCGCGGACCGGATCGCGGTGGACCGCGCGCATCTGCTGGCCGGGCTCGCGGAGTTCAGTGAGTTGCGGGTGGTGGAGCCGGCCGCCGGGCCGTTCGTGCTGCTGCGGCTGGAGCGCGCGGACGAGGTGCGGGAGCTGCTGCGCGCACGCGGGTTCGCGGCGCGGCGCGGGGACACCTTCCCCGGGCTGGGCAGCGAGTGGCTGCGGATCGCCGTACGCGACCGCGTGACGACCAACCGGTTCCTGCAGGCACTGGACCTGGCCCTGCAGGGGCTGCCGCGGAGAGCCGTCGGCTGA
- a CDS encoding ZIP family metal transporter, whose protein sequence is MAVFVALGAFLMTLAGGWVAQRVSDRRHLVLGFAGGLMLGVVGLDLLPEAVEAAGGLVFGVPAALLLFVGGFLTAHLVERSLAVRQAAHGAGEERVPQVGLTAAAAMVGHSLMDGVALGAAFQVGGGMGAAVALAVITHDFADGFNTYTITSLYGNARRKALLMLYADALAPIVGAATTLLFTLPEELLGCYLGFFGGALLYLAAAEILPEAHHDHPARSTLLCTVAGVGFIWLVVGVAE, encoded by the coding sequence ATGGCGGTATTCGTCGCGCTCGGCGCGTTCCTGATGACCCTGGCGGGCGGCTGGGTCGCGCAGCGCGTCAGCGACCGCCGTCACCTCGTGCTCGGCTTCGCCGGCGGACTGATGCTGGGCGTCGTGGGTCTCGACCTGCTGCCCGAGGCGGTGGAGGCCGCGGGCGGCCTGGTCTTCGGCGTCCCCGCCGCCCTGCTGCTGTTCGTGGGCGGCTTCCTGACGGCGCATCTCGTCGAACGTTCGCTGGCCGTGCGCCAGGCGGCGCACGGGGCGGGCGAGGAACGTGTCCCGCAGGTCGGGCTGACGGCGGCGGCCGCGATGGTGGGCCACAGCCTGATGGACGGCGTGGCCCTCGGCGCCGCGTTCCAGGTCGGCGGAGGCATGGGAGCCGCCGTCGCGCTCGCCGTCATCACCCACGACTTCGCCGACGGGTTCAACACGTACACGATCACCAGCCTCTACGGGAACGCCCGCCGCAAGGCGCTCCTCATGCTGTACGCGGACGCCCTGGCCCCGATCGTGGGCGCTGCGACCACCCTGCTGTTCACCCTTCCGGAGGAACTGCTCGGCTGCTATCTCGGCTTCTTCGGCGGGGCGCTCCTCTACCTCGCCGCGGCCGAGATCCTTCCCGAGGCGCACCACGACCACCCGGCCCGCTCCACGCTGCTGTGCACGGTCGCGGGAGTGGGCTTCATCTGGCTGGTGGTCGGCGTCGCGGAGTGA